GGCAGTCGAtctcctcttgggtctggactgttggCAGAGTATTTCTtcctgacttctcaggagtacctacacttctgaaggtccagctctctctgagagacccacgggatttgggtgaagggaactgtttggccggttcagttcggtcctgggcacagatCAGAACCTCGGTACCGGCGGCTGTCTGTTACTATATCCCTGTGTCttgaggcactgtgcagtttccccttgggccaggtatgtggcccgaggtgtgcagaggtggcagtctgtcctgcggcctcaggatgtctgcattcctgggtggtctgctctcttcccccttctcttcctattgatgccagaaaatgctatcatctgttacatatgctgctggagccatggttcatgtgtccctccacatgtactgattggttggtggtttagtccctgggagatctggtggttcttgttggttggtattttgttcttcccatgttcaaaccccttcagctccttcagtcttttctctaactcctccattggggtccttgtgctcagtctgatggtaagctgcaagcatcctcatctgtatcaggtaagtctggcagagcctctcagaagacaactatatcaggttcctgtcattatgcacttcttgacatgcaaacagtgtctgggtttggtggttacatatgagatggatccccaggtggggcagtctttggatgatctttccttcagacCCTGCTCCACCatttgtccttgtattttctcCCGTGagtctttttccccttttaagaaggactgaagcatctacattttggttttccttataATGAAACTTCATATGGTCTTTAAATTGCTACTTGagtattcccagcttttgggctaaaatccacttatcagtgggtgcatatcatgtgtgttctttatgaCTGGGTCACCtaactcagaataatattttctagtttgatctatgtacctaagaatttcataaagtcattatttttaatggcttcattgtgtaaatgtaccaccctTTCTGAATCCATTCCCAGTTGAAGGACAACAGGGTTAATTCCAGCTtcaagctattataaataaggctgctatgaacatagtggagcatgtgcccttgttatatgttggagcatcctttgggtatatggccaggagtggtatagctgagtccaaTTTAATGAGGAACCacaagaatgatttccagagtggttgtcccaggttgaaatcccaccaacaatgaaagagtgttcttCACATCCTtaacagcatgtgctgtcacatgaGATTTAATCTTAGTCaatctgactagtgtgaggtggaatctcagggttgttttgatttacatttccctgatgaccaaggatgttgaaaatttctttagatgcttctcagccatttgatattcctcagcagGGAATTCTTTGTTattctctgtaccccatttttacttttaatatttttattgaatttttaaaatttacatttcaaatgttattctctctcagtttcctggacataagccccctataccatcccctccccttcttccataagagtGTTTCCCTTTCCATCAACCCCCTTTCTCACCCCCCtgagacattcccctacactgtggaggtccaaccttggcagaaccattccattggtgcccaatgaggccttcttctgctacatatgcagttggagccataggtcagcccatgtatagtctttgggtagtgatttagtccctgggagttctggttggttggcattgttgttcttatggggttgcaagccccttcaactctttcagtcctttctctaattcctccaacaggggtcctgttctcatttcaatggtttgctgctagcattcgccgcTGTCTTTGATatgatctggctgtgtctctcaggagacatctatatccagttctaGTCAGCAtggccttctttgcttcatcaatcttatctagtcatggtggctgtatatatttgggccacatgtggtacacgctctgaatggccattcctgcagtctctgctccaaatttgacTCTgtataccctcctatgaatatttttcttataataagaaaaataaaataaaataatgaagaaagaaattaaagactttagaatttaatgaaaatgaaagtacaacatacccaaacttataggacacaatgaaaacagtgctaagaggaaaactaatagctctgagtgtctccataAAAAACTTGGAAAGATCATAGACTAGCAACTTAATAACGCATTTGAAAGGTCTAGAATAAAAAGatgcaaatacacaaaagagtTAGAATGCagtgaaataatcaaactcaaggctgaaaacAAGCAAGTAGAAGCGagaactatacaaggaatcaacaaaatgaggggtggttctttgagaaaaatctacaagatagacaaaactcttagccagactagaGGGTCACAGAGAGCAGaatccaaataaacaaatcagaaataaaaggaagatataacaacaaaaatgaggaagttccaaaaataatcagatcctcaTTTATAAGTCTAAATTCAACAAAGCgaaaatttagatgaaatggataattttctagatagttatcaggttccaaagttaaattaggatcagacaaaccatctgaACTGTCCAATAACCACTAAGGAAAGAGGATAGTCATTAAGAGTCTCCCAACAAAATAAATCCAGGACCAGGTcactttagtgcagaattctatcagaccttcaaaaaagacctaataccaacaacCTTCAAACtttttcacaaaatagaaagagcaggaacactacccaattcattctatgaagccacagttacactgatacctaaaccacaaaaagtaCCAACAAGGAAAAAGACTTCAcacaaatttcccttatggatattgataaaaaactgaattaaattctcaagaaatgaattcaagaacacatcaactTGATTATTCACagtgatcaagtagacttcatcccacgaatgtagggatggttcaatctattgaaatccatcaaggtaatccagtatataaacaaactgaaaagaaagaaatacatgatcatctcatcagataGTTAAAAATCtgttgacaaaatacaacatctaTTCACGTTAAAAGTATTGGAgtgagcaggaactcaaggtgcACACCTAAATATAACAGGAGCAATGTACAGCAATAGTGAACATCATGCTAAATGAAGAAAGCTCAAAGCAACTTcattaaaatcagtgactagaaaatgctgtccactctctccctacctatgcaatatagtactcaaatatCTTGCCAGAGCAATTATAGAACaaaaaggagaccaaagggatgcaaattagaaaggagaaagtcaagatatcagtatttgcagatgatatgataagccaccccaaaaattctaccaaagagcTCCTAGAGCTGGTAAACAAcgtcagcaaagtggatggatataaaattcactcaaagaAATTAGTAACCCTTTTATCAGCAAAGGATAAATGGgcagagaatgaaattagggaaacaacatcattcacaatagtcacaaataacataaaatatattggtgtgactctaaccaagcaagtgaaagatctgtgttaGAAGatcttcaaatccctgaagaaaaaattgaagacctcagatctctcccatgctcatggctccagaagaattaatataataaaaattgctAGCAtactgaaaacaatctacagattcactgcaatgcccattaaaattccaactcaattcttcttagacTTACTAAGaacaatttcaaattcatttggaataacaagaaaccaggatagtgaaaactattctcaacaaccaAGAATTTCTGGGAGATTCGGTATCTCTGAACACAAAGTATACTACAAAAACAGttataaaactgcatggtattggcacagagacagacagatatagaccaatggaatagaattgaagacccataaatgaaccccacatctatggccacttgatctttgacaaagaagctaaaatcatccagtggaaaaaagacagcatttttgaacaaatggtgctggttcaactaattggtctgcatgtagaagatgcaaattgatccattattattttcttgtacaaagctcaagtccaagagtttcaaggatctccacataaaatcaaatacactgattataatagaaggaaaattcagGAAGAGCTGTGTATACTTGTgtacaggggaaaacttcctgaacagaataccaaatgtcttatgctttaagatcaacaatcgacaaatgggacatcataaaattgaaaagcttctgtaaggcaaagggtacTATCAATAGAACAAAAAGGCAATCCACATATTGGCAAAAGCTTTTAaacaaccctacatctgatagtcATCTAacaaccaaaatatacaaagaatttaaaagttagactccagagaatcaaataaccctattaaaaagtaaaGTCCAGAgtgaaacagaattctcaacagaggaatattgaatggctgagaagcacctaaaaaatgtccaacatccttagtcattagggaaatgcaaatcaaaacaaccctgatattccaccttaacaccagtcagaatggctaagatcaaaaatgcaaggtgatagcagatgctggtgaggatatagagaaagaggaacactccttcattgtgtGTAGGACTTCAAGTTGGTACaatgactttggaaatcaatctggctgtTTCTGAGCaatttgaaaatagttctacatgatgacccagctatatacCATTACTGAGCATAATCCAAAAATgtttccaacatataacaaggacacatgctcaactaggttcatagcagtcatatttattatatccagatgctggaaacaacccagatgtctcaacgcgtaagaatggatacagaaaatgtggttcattttacACAAtgggagtactactcagctattaaaaataatgacttcatgaaattcacaggccaATGTTTGGacctgaaaatatcatcttgagtgagttaaatcagtcacaaaaacacacatgggatgtactcactgataagtggatagtagtcCAAAAGCTCACAGTGCCCATGATTCAATCCATAGACCATATGGCGAttaggagaaaggaagaccagggtgtggatgtttcagtcccaCCTTTATAGGGGAACAGTTTTGTCactggaggtggaggtagagggggacctgggacagagagaggaaagggaggaaataaaggggtAGTATCAGGTACTGGAAGGGATGGGAGAGACGTACAGAAGGTCAAGaaatcaaatacaaatatatatcagggtgagggatgaggaactggggtagCTACTGGAGGGTCCCATATGCCAGGGAAAGGGTGGACATCAGCCAAAATCCATGCAGCAAAGTGGGagatagaacttgtagagaccacctccagcagataggcaaGGTCCCCTGTGGATGGATGAGGGCATCACCCATTTCAAAggttttaacccagaaatattactatccaaaggaagaaaagggaaaaaatgatcaGAGTCTGATAGAAGGGTCATCAGGAGACTGACCCACCTTGGAATCCATCCTGTCTGTAGACATCAAAACCTATACTGGTGCTGTGATCAAGATGcatttgctgacaggaacctggtgtggctgctcTTTGGGaggtctggccagcaactgaccaatgcatatgtggatgcttggagctaaCAATCAGACTGAGCTGAGGGTTTCTGTGGCAGAGCTgtgaaaggactagaagagcctTCTAGAGGGTTTGCAAACTAAGAGGAAGAACAACGTAGGCCGTCCGGACCACCCAGTGTTCCCATGGACTAGACAgccaaccaaggagtatacagTGTACCATGTGTTGCGGCAAAATTtgaaaaaaggtttcttttatcccacactagtgcTGGCACTGGAGCGCCAAAAgtcatctgtgggatattttcatctcagttaaagtgtctcacccgctaagctccatcccatatcacactgccaatggctactctctaaGCCCGGCAGCAATCCCTCTACCCctctagttcccaagacaggttgccaccatgccaggcatacacatcccaattctgtagTGGGCCCAGTGTGTCCCACTGCCATACACTCTTGAACTCAAtgaagtcaccacatgaaaggagagaccacacaataacctctaatcCAACTGATAAGATGTAATTGTCCATCTGAACAGCACAAATCCTGTaaaacatccatcccttaagaaaagtCATAAAACCCTGTATCTATGGAAAGATGCATAGCGAGGATCATTCCTGCCTGCTTCCATGTTGATTCTCTCTACATCCATGCctacagatgcatatgtagcagaggatggccttggctgacagcaatgggaggggaggctcttggtcctgtggaggtttgatggcCCGGCATAGGTGGATCCTGGAGTGCTGGGCTGGGAGAGgataggtgggtaggggagcaccctcatggaggcacaggggagggtggatgtgggatCAGGGATTTGTGGAGGGTTAaccagtgagtgggatataattTTAGATGTGTATGAAtggaatgatttatttaaaaaataaaagaaaaggaaaaaagatgagGAGAACACACTTCAtgtttcaaattaattttcttttgttttatgttgtttattgagacagaatttcacaatGTAGCCTCTGACCCAGAATTCATAATATCAtctaggctggccacaaacttgtgatcctcttctcccagccccctGGTGCTCATCAGTATAGGTCTGTGACTTTAGTCATTTTCTGTAGGTCTCTGGCACCTGGGCGCTCTTCATGGTGATCTCTCACCCGGCTAAGTGCTTGGGTTAGGTGAGGTAGAGAgaaactcaggcagggcaggggcTGCTTCTGCTGCCCTCAGCTGCTGGTCATTCTActctctgctcctgcttcagTTGCTCTGGCTGGACTGAGCCAGTAGGGGACTGAGTAACTGGCAAGGGGTGCCGGCGACGTTCTGGAGgcaatttcaggagagcagatctcttcccccaagcagtggtgttacactcttatgacagaagttctcagacgatggaataattcctgcacacctttaactTTGAACACGGTACTTAAATAGAGTTTTTGGATGGgacagtgtctgacagcaggtacttctaTTGGTTTGGCCTTAGAACTTGGgcagacctcatctacatatttggtgGTGGTCCTGCTTCTGCATcttctctgtcttgagcctacgtgaccTGTAGTCACGTACTCACCTGTGgaagaggggcttggggcattgctctacatgattggtctgtctcaaacctcacCACAAGGGTTTGTGGGGAGCTGCAGTCAGTGAGGCCTTGATCTGGGAAGCTGGGAATGCGCCTGCCGTACCTATTAGGGTTTCCAGGGATTCGACCTGTCTGgatcaggaatcagggtaccttttgCAGCTGAACGCcacacatttttcaaaataaatttcaaaacatactATACATTTTCATGTTCAAATGATAAATAGAATTACTAAGGGTTGGACtacctaaaattaataaaaatagaagtatgAAAACTTGCAGTAATTTAGAACCTTCTTTTGTAAAATAGATATGACAGAAAGGGATATAGAATGCATGAATGGCATGCTCTATGCTGGGATTATGGAAgacatttccctttttattaacCATTTTCCTGCTTTAATATTGTATGCCCATGTTCATGAGAAGATAAATATCCACTCAAATGGGTGGCAGAATAATTTTTCTGTAGCATCAAATAAAAATTTCCCTATTTGCACCATCAGTTCTGTGGTATTGATATATATTGATATCAgggtctctatgtctctgtttctctgtctctgtctctatgtctgtgtctctgtctctctgaatctgtctctgtctctctttctctttttgaaacagggtcctcACATAGtcccactgtcctggaactcactatgtagacaaagctggcAGACATACTCACTGACCAGAAAACATGCACAGTAAAGAAACAATCAAGCCAGCAAGTGTAAAATGAACCTAAACAAAAGTTTGACAAAATTGccagattaaacagagacttcaGGAAGAGGAAATGTGAGAAAAGCAGGGATCAGGTGGAGATTAGGGAATGAGAAGATCTTGATCAAAAGAAACAGTTCATTAGGCCCTCAGCAGACTTgtactggaagaaggaagagtgagcAAAGCAGAAGACAGGGAAAGTGTTAGCACAAGCTGgagatcagagagaaaggaagagacaaggacaaCAGGCAAAGTGCAAAGGCAGGAAGTACTGCCAGACATATGACAAGATTCTacggggaaaggaaggaaggagtgggggaATTGCTTTTAGAAATAATGTCTGCAATTTCTTTGAAAACAATAATCCATACATCTGAGAAGTCCTACCAACTTTAAGCATAAAGCGTGTAAGAACTAGAGGTAGTAGACGTCTTCCGGGCCAAGCTGCACACATGGGCTCACAGTGGAGTGACAACACATAAGAGACGTGTGTAAGCAGAGGCTACACAGAAGTAGCAGAGGAAGTGAGAATGAAGTCTCACCGCTAGCCTCTAGCTATAGAGCTGTTGGAAGTGTTAGCCACTAGGAAAGTGTTAGCCACTTTAAATCAACCACAGGAAGAGTCTGTTTTCTCTAAGAACGTAGCCTCTTTAACTCAACCACAGTCCAGGGGAAGGCCACACATCAGAGTATATGAAAGCAGAAGTTAAAAtggtgtgaaagaaagaaaggaggaaagaaagagagagggaggagggtaagagggaggggtggatggaggaagggtggttggaagggagagtgagagacagagtgaaacagaaagaaacaaaaatgaaaagataaaaataaaaggaatgaatattttcattacaattgaaaaaaaatcttagaaataaaaatacacaagatCAGTAAAACCAAGTTACAGGCACTAACTTTAAAAGTTTTACTATGAAATGGAAATTGAAAGCTAATAAACTTTTTACTAAGTGAAACATCCAGGACAACTAAACctgcatagcaagactctgtctcatacaaaacaaaacaaaacaaaacaaaacaaaacaacagcagcaacaacagcagcagcaaacaagaacaaaagagtTGCTACTTGGGAACACCAGCTGACattgacagagacaggaaaaagggaagagggacTGACAGGTCTGAAACCTAGAACGGTAGGAGGCACAGATCATTTGAATTGAATCGACCTATTTCCTGCTAAATGTTAGATGCCATATAATGCCCAGATATCATTGTATCAGTTTACATATTCTGGGCTTTGTATTTGGGAGAGATAATTGATGCTTTTCTTACAAAAGGTAAGTGCTAAGTTTTAGATAATTGACAAAACATGAAGAATTCTTAGACAATAGCTCCCTCTGTGATGTGCAACACTTTCAACATTACTGCTTAGATGGAAATCTCATGGCGAGCAATTTCCTTAAAGCCACTTTCATATCCCTGtttctcaggctgtagatgaaaggGTTCAGCATTGGTGTCACCACTGTATACATCACTGCAGCTGCCGTATCCCTCCCAGCTGAGTAAGAGGTTGAGGGGTTGAAATACACAGCGATGACGGTGCCATAGAAGAGGCAGACCACAGCCAGGTGGGAGCCACAGGTGGCGAAGGATTTCCATCCTCCCCTGGGGGATGAGACTCTCAGGATGGCACAGGTGATGTGGATGTAGGAGATCAGGATGCAGACAAATGGGGTGACCATGACCACAGCTCCCTCTGTAAGAATCATCAGCTCATTGAGATGCGTGTCTGAGCAGGAGAGTTTCAGGAGGGGAGCcacatcacagaagaagtgggggaTGATATTGTCTGCACAGAAGGAGAGTCGAGCCATGAGAAGTATGTGCAACAGACAATTCATGTTGGCTACCACCCATGACCCCATAACGAGAAGGGCACAGACCTGATGGGTCATCTTTGTTGTGTAGTGTAAAGGGGTGGCATATGGCCACAAATggtcataggccatcacagcCAACAGGAAATTGTCCATGtcaccaaacacacagagaaaatacagCTGTGTGAGACACCCAGAGAAAGAAATTTTCTGACTCCCAAGTATATGGTTGGCTAGTACATTAGGGACAGTGGTGGAGGAGAAGCAGACATCCACAAAGGACAGgttgctgaggaagaagtacatgggggtgtgcaggCGGGAGTCTGTGCTGATGGCCAGGATGATGAGCAGGTTTCCTAGGACAGTGGCCAGGTACATgatgaggaagagcaggaagaggagctgctgctgctggggctgcctGGAGAGTCCCAGGAGGAGGAATTCAGTGACACTGGACTGGTTGGTGCTGCTCATGAGTCTGAGCCCAGCTACAGAACGAagatgcagaggtcagaaggccaTCTTCAGGTTTGGATGTTACAACCAGGTTCACACTAATCCTGCATTACGGTTTCTGAATTAAGATTCACTCCTATTTTCTACACACTCGAATTACAAATCCCAGTTTAGATAGTGTTGGTTCCCCAGATTGACCCCTTTAGTTTTATTGGATATAGTACACAACCTTTCATGCACGTCACTCTTACCTGTATCTGGTAACATTTCCAATTTCCTCCCACTCCTTAGAAGCTCAAAGGAAACGAGAAGCAGCCAGCTAGTTTAGTGATCTCAAGCTCCAACTGGTGGAACTGTGACTACTGCTGCTGTCCCCTCTatgggagagagtgagcagcacTTGGTGCAGAAGAAACATCAGCATTTCTAATGCCCTGAAAACATCAGAACATGGGAACTCTATTATTTTACCTTGGAGGTGTTGAGTAATTGTGTTCATTATTCTAAGGATAGGGAAATCATGGGAATATGGTTAGGTTCTGAGGAGCTCAAGAGTGGATGATCCCTGTCCCAGACCTCTGTGTCAGAAGGAGTTCTGGGAGAATTAGACAGGATGTCCCACTGGGGATAGAGTCCCTGAGTATCTCATTAAAGACCAGCAGAAAGTCGTTGTGTAAGCCTGCTCTTGGTCCCTCTTGACCAACAAGGGCGCAACATATCATCTAAGCTCACAGTCAGAACTTGTGAGTGAAGCAATCTGTGTGGAGTGAAGTCCCAGAGAGAATTCCCTGAGACTGATCTAAGCCTTAGGGTTGAAGGATctgttccccttctccttcccctcagcACAGAACATGATGTCGTGGCACTGTCTGATGGAAAGTTCTGTCTTCCTCACATTTGATTATTTACCACATAGGGCTTTTAGCTCATCTGCCCATAGGCAGCCCTGGGAGTAACTAGCATTTCAGGGTCTAGTTCAATTCTGTGAAATACACAGTGTAATGTTCAGTGAGAGAAAGGTAGATTGGGGAGTGTGTAGTCCTCCATGCCTCAAGGATACCCATCCGCAGACAACCTCCATCCTTGGGAATTGTGTCTTGCCAGCCCACAGTGATGTGTGTGCTTCTGAAAATGTATAGACCCTTGAGTGCAGCTCCAACAGCTTCCTTTGTACTCCTCATCCCTTGCCCAGAGGTGATTCATGACAGGACTTCTAAACCTGGCATGGGTACATCCTCAATGTGATTGTCCTGTCCTTGTGCCTCCAGAAGATTACAACCTACTTCTACTTGATTTACAGATGAATAAGCAAAATTCTGAGAGATGACAACAAAAACTGCAAACACACAAGAGTAGTGGAAGGAAGTTGGAGAAAGTCCTACTTGCGGTTGAGTTCAAGATTTGGGGCACTACTAatgacaagatagatgaagcctTCCTTCCCAGTCAGTGTCAAACAGTAGAAACCAATTCTTTCTCAGCTCAGCCTGGGAAGTAGTTGATAAAAATGATAGCATGTGCTGGCTTACACCTCTCATCCAGACACACTGAAGTCTGAGGGAATGAGATTGCTGTCatgttccaggctagccttatCTACCATACCAGACCcagtctcataaaaacaaaaacagcacaaaggaaagagatattagaagctggagagatggcttaatggtttaGAGGACTGGTTGCTCTTGCACAGGGACCAGGGTCCATTTCCACCCacaggaacaaagaaataaaaaataaaataggaaaacaaagtttAAGGGCATAGATGAAATTATACCaggttttatttaattcttgcatgtatgtgcttgAATGTCTATGCTGTCTGTTCTTAACATATATTTGAAATTGTCTACAATAAAGTTCTTAGTTTAAAATCAGTCCTTTTGTTGGTCATGGAGGTCCatgcttttattcccagcacttggaaaacagaagaaagtgggTCCCTGTGAATTTAAAGGCAGTCAGGACAACACAATGACTCTCTcttaagaaacaatgaaaaaagcaTTACTTTAGCAAACTTggatggtggctcagtgggtaaagtgcatTCTTTGTAGCCTTAAAGACACAGTTTATATCCCAAAACACCCAATATACCAAACAAGTATGGCAGCCAGCCAGTAATCCAAGTGCAAGAGTCAGAGAAGATATGCTGGCTGAAAGGGGCTATGTAAACCAGCTGAGTCAGCAAGCTTTGGGTCCAGTGATAGAGCCTGTGTCTGTAGAGACTGTGGAAAGAGATCAGAGGATACATGGCCCCAATCTCTGAgttctacatgtatgtgcacaagcATGGATCCCTCTTGTGTGCATATATAGgagcacacaaatataaatgcATGGACATTGCACCCACACATGTGCTTTCACAACATAGCTATTCATTAATTAGTAAAATTTAAAGAAGAGGAATATCAGATCTGAGGATGAAGCAAAAGATAGCCTCATGACCTCCTTAAGAATAAGTTTATAGGCTGAGTGACATTATCCAACGC
The genomic region above belongs to Rattus rattus isolate New Zealand chromosome 9, Rrattus_CSIRO_v1, whole genome shotgun sequence and contains:
- the LOC116909564 gene encoding olfactory receptor 1361-like, which encodes MSSTNQSSVTEFLLLGLSRQPQQQQLLFLLFLIMYLATVLGNLLIILAISTDSRLHTPMYFFLSNLSFVDVCFSSTTVPNVLANHILGSQKISFSGCLTQLYFLCVFGDMDNFLLAVMAYDHLWPYATPLHYTTKMTHQVCALLVMGSWVVANMNCLLHILLMARLSFCADNIIPHFFCDVAPLLKLSCSDTHLNELMILTEGAVVMVTPFVCILISYIHITCAILRVSSPRGGWKSFATCGSHLAVVCLFYGTVIAVYFNPSTSYSAGRDTAAAVMYTVVTPMLNPFIYSLRNRDMKVALRKLLAMRFPSKQ